A DNA window from Daucus carota subsp. sativus chromosome 3, DH1 v3.0, whole genome shotgun sequence contains the following coding sequences:
- the LOC108212984 gene encoding LOW QUALITY PROTEIN: ankyrin repeat-containing protein ITN1 (The sequence of the model RefSeq protein was modified relative to this genomic sequence to represent the inferred CDS: inserted 1 base in 1 codon; substituted 1 base at 1 genomic stop codon), whose product MYAEEQQTDYMKICVPLHSAALRGDWHAADIILRKYPKVINMSITHREDTVLHIAASTKHTYFAEKLVTKMXIQDLKLQNKEXGTALWLAVASTEKMVDILLKRNKGLLKIRTRGRLPLMCAIWSGHKDIVEYMYSMTDIVDEKWKVSDKKSLLNSCISIFKFVDIALKIMNDCKKEGTLMIIGTEVLRYLASKPAAFDGKIRPFLRRLVNKVLPGPGLGSVDNSVGVEIVRNIWEEIVKQKHEDILKTVVGDYKKKEVEGLLFVAARLGNYKFIIELLRLYPEIAWSRDDNKYTIFHVAVIHRQENVYNLLYELGSKKLGTLDKDKNNILHLAAMKPAKSRLKSASFFLVYAEKMRWIPVLVCTLAGLPVIIFALLQYSLLFDVVNSTFNSRVYSKRSSLQDVLRVVVFNLYFSASLLSRPAQDYTLRDRDPTIMFAAAFTLPGGNNGDTGHPIFLKKSAFIVFVVADAVSLCTSSASILMFLAILTSRYAEKDFLVSLPVKLMVGLITVFFSIVTMMIAFSASFFLLYAESMKWIPASIAALAGVPVVLFALLQFRLLFDVINSTFNSRHLFRPQNRMI is encoded by the exons ATGTATGCAGAGGAACAACAAACAGATTACATGAAGATATGTGTTCCTCTGCACAGTGCTGCGCTAAGAGGTGACTGGCATGCTGCAGACATAATTCTGAGAAAATATCCAAAGGTGATAAACATGAGCATCACACATAGAGAAGATACTGTTCTACACATTGCAGCTTCAACAAAGCACACTTACTTTGCGGAAAAACTGGTGACCAAGATGTAAATTCAGGACTTGAAACTTCAAAACAAAG GGGGTACAGCTCTTTGGTTAGCTGTAGCTTCAACCGAGAAAATGGTTGATATATTGCTGAAAAGGAACAAAGGTCTCTTAAAGATACGTACGAGGGGTAGGTTACCACTCATGTGTGCGATTTGGTCTGGACACAAGGACATTGTGGAATATATGTACTCCATGACCGATATTGTAGATGAAAAATGGAAAGTATCGGATAAAAAAAGTTTGCTGAATTCATGCATT agcatttttaaatttgtagaTATCGCCTTAAAAATTATGAATGACTGCAAGAAAGAAGGGACACTCATGATAATAGGTACAGAGGTACTGAGGTATTTGGCTTCTAAACCTGCTGCCTTCGATGGAAAAATACGACCTTTTCTTAGAAGACTTGTCAATAAAG TACTCCCCGGGCCAGGACTAGGAAGCGTTGATAATTCTGTAGGAGTTGAAATAGTCAGGAATATATGGGAAGAGATTGTTAAACAGAAGCATGAGGACATATTGAAAACAGTTGTTGGTGATTATAAGAAGAAAGAAGTTGAAGGTCTTCTATTTGTAGCTGCTAGATTGGGCAACTATAAATTCATAATTGAGCTCCTTAGATTGTATCCAGAAATAGCATGGAGCAGAGATGACAACAAATACACAATATTTCATGTTGCAGTTATACATCGTCAGGAGAATGTGTACAATTTGTTGTATGAGCTTGGTTCAAAAAAGTTGGGGACACTAGACAAggataaaaataatattctacATTTAGCTGCTATGAAGCCAGCGAAAAGTCGACTAAAAAGCGCGAGTTTCTTTCTGGTTTATGCGGAAAAAATGAGATGGATTCCTGTTTTAGTCTGTACGTTAGCTGGTCTGCCTGTTATCATATTTGCTCTGCTACAATACAGTCTACTTTTTGACGTCGTAAATTCAACATTCAATTCCAG AGTGTACTCCAAAAGGTCTTCTCTTCAGGATGTACTTAGAGTTGTTGTGTTCAATCTGTATTTTTCTGCTTCTCTTTTATCCAGACCTGCTCAGGAT TATACATTAAGGGACAGGGATCCAACAATTATGTTTGCAGCAGCTTTTACTTTGCCTGGTGGTAACAATGGTGACACCGGGCATCCAATATTCCTGAAGAAGAGTGCCTTTATCGTGTTTGTGGTAGCAGACGCGGTATCATTGTGCACCTCCTCAGCTTCCATACTAATGTTTTTGGCCATTCTCACTTCGCGGTATGCAGAAAAGGATTTCTTGGTGTCTTTACCAGTGAAATTGATGGTTGGACTCATAACAGTATTCTTCTCAATCGTCACAATGATGATTGCTTTCAGCGCGAGCTTCTTTCTCCTTTATGCAGAAAGTATGAAATGGATTCCTGCATCAATTGCTGCATTAGCTGGTGTGCCTGTTGTTTTATTTGCTCTGCTGCAATTTCGTTTACTTTTTGATGTGATTAATTCAACATTCAATTCCAGGCATCTGTTCAGGCCCCAGAACCGTATGATTTAG
- the LOC108211185 gene encoding citrate synthase, glyoxysomal isoform X2, with translation MSGFSHRMYKKYDPGAKLIKKLAEEVFSIVGRVPLIEVALALEKAALSDEYFVKWKLYPNVDLYSGCIEFFPVLFAIPRMAGYLSHWKESLNDPCTTIMRHAQVYTGVWLRPYIPQRERMVATETDKLSQISVSNATRRRLAAPEMYLPTILSMKMVFRCSMYFRVSYLAIILIKSPSIILKPATTTQKIS, from the exons ATGTCTGGTTTTAGTCACCGTATGTACAAAAAATATGATCCAGGAGCAAAACTGATAAAAAAGTTGGCGGAGGAAGTTTTTTCAATTGTTGGCCGGGTTCCTCTCATTGAG GTGGCTCTAGCTTTGGAGAAAGCGGCACTATCAGATGAGTATTTTGTCAAGTGGAAATTGTATCCAAATGTTGATCTCTACTCGGGCTGTATAG AGTTCTTTCCTGTTTTGTTTGCAATTCCTCGAATGGCTGGTTACTTATCACATTGGAAAGAATCCTTAAATGATCCTTGCACAACGATAATGAGACATGCTCAG GTTTACACTGGTGTGTGGCTTCGTCCATACATTCCACAGCGTGAAAGAATGGTAGCAACTGAGACGGATAAACTTAGTCAGATTTCTGTATCGAATGCAACCAGGCGACGCCTAGCGG CACCAGAGATGTATCTACCTACTATCCTATCTATGAAGATGGTTTTTAGGTGTTCTATGTATTTCAG GGTGAGCTATCTTGCTATTATACTAATCAAAAGTCCCTCTATCATTCTAAAGCCGGCGACAACAACTCAAAAAAT CAGTTAA
- the LOC108211185 gene encoding citrate synthase, glyoxysomal isoform X3, with translation MSGFSHRMYKKYDPGAKLIKKLAEEVFSIVGRVPLIEVALALEKAALSDEYFVKWKLYPNVDLYSGCIEFFPVLFAIPRMAGYLSHWKESLNDPCTTIMRHAQVYTGVWLRPYIPQRERMVATETDKLSQISVSNATRRRLAAPEMYLPTILSMKMVFRCSMYFRVSYLAIILIKSPSIILKPATTTQKI, from the exons ATGTCTGGTTTTAGTCACCGTATGTACAAAAAATATGATCCAGGAGCAAAACTGATAAAAAAGTTGGCGGAGGAAGTTTTTTCAATTGTTGGCCGGGTTCCTCTCATTGAG GTGGCTCTAGCTTTGGAGAAAGCGGCACTATCAGATGAGTATTTTGTCAAGTGGAAATTGTATCCAAATGTTGATCTCTACTCGGGCTGTATAG AGTTCTTTCCTGTTTTGTTTGCAATTCCTCGAATGGCTGGTTACTTATCACATTGGAAAGAATCCTTAAATGATCCTTGCACAACGATAATGAGACATGCTCAG GTTTACACTGGTGTGTGGCTTCGTCCATACATTCCACAGCGTGAAAGAATGGTAGCAACTGAGACGGATAAACTTAGTCAGATTTCTGTATCGAATGCAACCAGGCGACGCCTAGCGG CACCAGAGATGTATCTACCTACTATCCTATCTATGAAGATGGTTTTTAGGTGTTCTATGTATTTCAG GGTGAGCTATCTTGCTATTATACTAATCAAAAGTCCCTCTATCATTCTAAAGCCGGCGACAACAACTCAAAAAAT TTAA
- the LOC108211185 gene encoding citrate synthase, glyoxysomal isoform X1: MSGFSHRMYKKYDPGAKLIKKLAEEVFSIVGRVPLIEVALALEKAALSDEYFVKWKLYPNVDLYSGCIEFFPVLFAIPRMAGYLSHWKESLNDPCTTIMRHAQVYTGVWLRPYIPQRERMVATETDKLSQISVSNATRRRLAAPEMYLPTILSMKMVFRCSMYFRSVCHLCCIIFRRWFERKGYNHLIKSWRQL; the protein is encoded by the exons ATGTCTGGTTTTAGTCACCGTATGTACAAAAAATATGATCCAGGAGCAAAACTGATAAAAAAGTTGGCGGAGGAAGTTTTTTCAATTGTTGGCCGGGTTCCTCTCATTGAG GTGGCTCTAGCTTTGGAGAAAGCGGCACTATCAGATGAGTATTTTGTCAAGTGGAAATTGTATCCAAATGTTGATCTCTACTCGGGCTGTATAG AGTTCTTTCCTGTTTTGTTTGCAATTCCTCGAATGGCTGGTTACTTATCACATTGGAAAGAATCCTTAAATGATCCTTGCACAACGATAATGAGACATGCTCAG GTTTACACTGGTGTGTGGCTTCGTCCATACATTCCACAGCGTGAAAGAATGGTAGCAACTGAGACGGATAAACTTAGTCAGATTTCTGTATCGAATGCAACCAGGCGACGCCTAGCGG CACCAGAGATGTATCTACCTACTATCCTATCTATGAAGATGGTTTTTAGGTGTTCTATGTATTTCAG AAGTGTGTGCCACTTATGTTGTATCATTTTTCGGCGGTGGTTTGAGCGCAAGGGATATAATCACTTAATCAAGTCATGGAGGCAATTGTAA
- the LOC108211185 gene encoding citrate synthase 3, peroxisomal isoform X4, whose product MSGFSHRMYKKYDPGAKLIKKLAEEVFSIVGRVPLIEVALALEKAALSDEYFVKWKLYPNVDLYSGCIEFFPVLFAIPRMAGYLSHWKESLNDPCTTIMRHAQVYTGVWLRPYIPQRERMVATETDKLSQISVSNATRRRLAANSLCRFWLFSTRDVSTYYPIYEDGF is encoded by the exons ATGTCTGGTTTTAGTCACCGTATGTACAAAAAATATGATCCAGGAGCAAAACTGATAAAAAAGTTGGCGGAGGAAGTTTTTTCAATTGTTGGCCGGGTTCCTCTCATTGAG GTGGCTCTAGCTTTGGAGAAAGCGGCACTATCAGATGAGTATTTTGTCAAGTGGAAATTGTATCCAAATGTTGATCTCTACTCGGGCTGTATAG AGTTCTTTCCTGTTTTGTTTGCAATTCCTCGAATGGCTGGTTACTTATCACATTGGAAAGAATCCTTAAATGATCCTTGCACAACGATAATGAGACATGCTCAG GTTTACACTGGTGTGTGGCTTCGTCCATACATTCCACAGCGTGAAAGAATGGTAGCAACTGAGACGGATAAACTTAGTCAGATTTCTGTATCGAATGCAACCAGGCGACGCCTAGCGG CTAATTCTTTATGCCGTTTTTGGTTATTCAGCACCAGAGATGTATCTACCTACTATCCTATCTATGAAGATGGTTTTTAG
- the LOC108211859 gene encoding ankyrin repeat-containing protein NPR4-like isoform X2, whose amino-acid sequence MMKVEDLKLQNNEGETALWLAIASTDKMVDVLLKRNKDLLKIRTKGSLPFLCALWSGHNDVVECIYSMTNIADEEWKDSDKKSILNSCIAAGLFDIALEIINHCKTKGTLMTIGTEVLRYLAYKPAAFDEKVRSFFRRLVLRRPGNFENSTGVKIVRCIWSETVKQNLQKHEDILKTIAGDSEEKEGLLFTAARLGNYKFIAELLKLYPEIAWERDHNNYTIFHVAVIHRHENVYNLLYELGLRKLGTLDKNKDNILHLAAKKPAQSRLNVVSGAALQMQRELLWFEEVKTRVNSTDRRKWNEEKKSPQALFSEQHADLMEKGEKWMKNTANHCMVVAALIATIMFAAAFTLPGGNNGDTGHPILLKKSAFVVFVVADAVSLCTSSASILMFLAILTSRYAEKDFLVSLPVKLMVGLVTLFLSIVTMMIAFSASFFLLYAESMKWIPVSIAALAGVPVVLFALLQSRLLFDVINSTFNSRHLFRPKNRMI is encoded by the exons ATGATGAAAGTTGAGGACTTGAAACTTCAAAACAATGAGGGGGAAACAGCTCTTTGGCTAGCAATAGCTTCAACTGATAAAATGGTTGATGTTCTGCTCAAAAGGAATAAAGACCTTTTGAAGATACGAACAAAGGGTAGCTTACCATTCTTGTGTGCGCTTTGGTCTGGACACAATGACGTCGTGGAATGTATTTACTCCATGACTAATATTGCAGACGAAGAATGGAAAGATTCGGATAAAAAAAGTATTCTGAATTCTTGCATTGCAGCTGGACTCtttg ACATTGCATTGGAAATTATTAATCACTGCAAAACAAAAGGGACACTGATGACAATAGGCACAGAGGTACTGAGGTATCTGGCTTATAAACCTGCTGCATTTGATGAAAAAGTACGATCTTTTTTCAGACGACTTGTTCTTAGAA GACCAGGAAACTTTGAGAATTCAACAGGAGTTAAGATAGTCAGATGTATATGGAGTGAGACAGTTAAACAGAACTTACAGAAGCACGAAGACATATTGAAGACAATTGCTGGTGATTCAGAGGAGAAAGAAGGGCTTCTTTTTACAGCTGCTAGATTGGGAAACTATAAATTCATAGCCGAGCTCCTAAAATTGTATCCTGAAATTGCATGGGAAAGAGATCACAACAACTACACAATATTTCACGTTGCAGTTATACATCGTCATGAGAATGTGTATAATCTATTATACGAGCTTGGATTAAGGAAGCTGGGAACACTAgacaaaaataaagataatattCTACATTTAGCTGCCAAGAAGCCTGCACAAAGTCGACTAAATGTTGTGTCAGGAGCAGCACTTCAGATGCAAAGAGAGCTACTGTGGTTCGAG GAAGTGAAAACAAGGGTGAATTCGACTGATAGAAGAAAATGGAACGAAGAAAAGAAAAGTCCGCAAGCATTATTCTCTGAGCAGCATGCTGATTTGATGGAGAAAGGCGAAAAATGGATGAAGAACACAGCAAATCACTGCATGGTTGTTGCTGCGCTTATAGCCACAATTATGTTTGCAGCAGCCTTTACTTTGCCTGGTGGTAACAATGGCGACACCGGGCATCCAATACTCTTGAAGAAGAGTGCCTTTGTCGTTTTTGTGGTAGCAGACGCGGTATCATTGTGCACCTCCTCAGCTTCCATTCTCATGTTTTTGGCCATTCTAACTTCGCGGTATGCAGAAAAGGATTTCTTGGTGTCTTTGCCTGTGAAATTGATGGTTGGACTCGTGACACTATTCTTGTCAATCGTCACAATGATGATTGCTTTCAGCGCGAGCTTCTTTCTCCTTTATGCAGAGAGTATGAAATGGATTCCTGTATCCATTGCTGCATTAGCTGGTGTGCCTGTTGTTTTATTTGCTCTGCTGCAATCTCGTCTACTTTTTGATGTGATTAATTCAACATTTAATTCCAGGCATCTGTTTAGGCCCAAGAACCGTatgatttaa
- the LOC108211859 gene encoding ankyrin repeat-containing protein ITN1-like isoform X1, which produces MMKVEDLKLQNNEGETALWLAIASTDKMVDVLLKRNKDLLKIRTKGSLPFLCALWSGHNDVVECIYSMTNIADEEWKDSDKKSILNSCIAAGLFDIALEIINHCKTKGTLMTIGTEVLRYLAYKPAAFDEKVRSFFRRLVLRILPGPGNFENSTGVKIVRCIWSETVKQNLQKHEDILKTIAGDSEEKEGLLFTAARLGNYKFIAELLKLYPEIAWERDHNNYTIFHVAVIHRHENVYNLLYELGLRKLGTLDKNKDNILHLAAKKPAQSRLNVVSGAALQMQRELLWFEEVKTRVNSTDRRKWNEEKKSPQALFSEQHADLMEKGEKWMKNTANHCMVVAALIATIMFAAAFTLPGGNNGDTGHPILLKKSAFVVFVVADAVSLCTSSASILMFLAILTSRYAEKDFLVSLPVKLMVGLVTLFLSIVTMMIAFSASFFLLYAESMKWIPVSIAALAGVPVVLFALLQSRLLFDVINSTFNSRHLFRPKNRMI; this is translated from the exons ATGATGAAAGTTGAGGACTTGAAACTTCAAAACAATGAGGGGGAAACAGCTCTTTGGCTAGCAATAGCTTCAACTGATAAAATGGTTGATGTTCTGCTCAAAAGGAATAAAGACCTTTTGAAGATACGAACAAAGGGTAGCTTACCATTCTTGTGTGCGCTTTGGTCTGGACACAATGACGTCGTGGAATGTATTTACTCCATGACTAATATTGCAGACGAAGAATGGAAAGATTCGGATAAAAAAAGTATTCTGAATTCTTGCATTGCAGCTGGACTCtttg ACATTGCATTGGAAATTATTAATCACTGCAAAACAAAAGGGACACTGATGACAATAGGCACAGAGGTACTGAGGTATCTGGCTTATAAACCTGCTGCATTTGATGAAAAAGTACGATCTTTTTTCAGACGACTTGTTCTTAGAA TACTCCCAGGACCAGGAAACTTTGAGAATTCAACAGGAGTTAAGATAGTCAGATGTATATGGAGTGAGACAGTTAAACAGAACTTACAGAAGCACGAAGACATATTGAAGACAATTGCTGGTGATTCAGAGGAGAAAGAAGGGCTTCTTTTTACAGCTGCTAGATTGGGAAACTATAAATTCATAGCCGAGCTCCTAAAATTGTATCCTGAAATTGCATGGGAAAGAGATCACAACAACTACACAATATTTCACGTTGCAGTTATACATCGTCATGAGAATGTGTATAATCTATTATACGAGCTTGGATTAAGGAAGCTGGGAACACTAgacaaaaataaagataatattCTACATTTAGCTGCCAAGAAGCCTGCACAAAGTCGACTAAATGTTGTGTCAGGAGCAGCACTTCAGATGCAAAGAGAGCTACTGTGGTTCGAG GAAGTGAAAACAAGGGTGAATTCGACTGATAGAAGAAAATGGAACGAAGAAAAGAAAAGTCCGCAAGCATTATTCTCTGAGCAGCATGCTGATTTGATGGAGAAAGGCGAAAAATGGATGAAGAACACAGCAAATCACTGCATGGTTGTTGCTGCGCTTATAGCCACAATTATGTTTGCAGCAGCCTTTACTTTGCCTGGTGGTAACAATGGCGACACCGGGCATCCAATACTCTTGAAGAAGAGTGCCTTTGTCGTTTTTGTGGTAGCAGACGCGGTATCATTGTGCACCTCCTCAGCTTCCATTCTCATGTTTTTGGCCATTCTAACTTCGCGGTATGCAGAAAAGGATTTCTTGGTGTCTTTGCCTGTGAAATTGATGGTTGGACTCGTGACACTATTCTTGTCAATCGTCACAATGATGATTGCTTTCAGCGCGAGCTTCTTTCTCCTTTATGCAGAGAGTATGAAATGGATTCCTGTATCCATTGCTGCATTAGCTGGTGTGCCTGTTGTTTTATTTGCTCTGCTGCAATCTCGTCTACTTTTTGATGTGATTAATTCAACATTTAATTCCAGGCATCTGTTTAGGCCCAAGAACCGTatgatttaa